One window of Bacillus sp. THAF10 genomic DNA carries:
- the pdhA gene encoding pyruvate dehydrogenase (acetyl-transferring) E1 component subunit alpha, with the protein MLDHFPIHQIMDNEGNIIDKDYESKITEELGKTMYRHMQRIRMFDKKAVSLQRQGRIGTYAPFEGQEASQVGSALSLGSDDWMFPTYRDHGATMTFGHSLLNILLFWNGRNEGCIPANGKKVFPPGIPIATQLPHAVGAAYAEKRKGTDNVSIVYFGDGATSEGDFHEGLNFASVLGAPVVFFNQNNEYAISVPLTKQMKTKTIAQKGLSYDIPSLRIDGNDIFAVYFYTLKAVERARNGDGPTLIEALTWRYGAHTTADDPTKYRNQTDSEQKRENDPILRLERFMNKNGWLNEEAKDALLQELSKEIDEAIIEMENFPKANPADMFDYVFEKPTWGIQQQKKELLQVLRGEA; encoded by the coding sequence ATGTTAGATCATTTTCCTATTCATCAAATAATGGATAATGAAGGAAATATTATTGATAAAGACTATGAATCGAAAATTACAGAAGAGCTTGGTAAAACGATGTACCGACATATGCAACGTATCCGCATGTTTGACAAAAAGGCGGTTAGCCTTCAGCGTCAAGGAAGAATAGGTACCTATGCACCTTTTGAAGGTCAGGAGGCTTCCCAGGTAGGGAGTGCGCTTTCCTTGGGGAGCGACGATTGGATGTTTCCAACCTACCGAGATCATGGTGCAACGATGACATTTGGTCATTCTCTGTTAAATATTCTCCTTTTCTGGAACGGCAGAAATGAAGGCTGCATCCCTGCAAATGGAAAAAAAGTGTTTCCACCAGGAATCCCTATCGCTACCCAGCTTCCTCATGCAGTTGGAGCAGCTTATGCAGAAAAAAGAAAGGGAACAGATAATGTCAGTATCGTGTATTTTGGTGATGGAGCAACTTCAGAGGGTGATTTTCATGAGGGCTTAAACTTTGCCAGTGTCTTAGGAGCACCTGTTGTGTTTTTCAACCAAAATAACGAATATGCCATTTCTGTCCCACTTACCAAACAAATGAAAACAAAAACGATTGCACAAAAAGGGCTTTCTTATGATATTCCTAGTTTGCGTATAGATGGAAATGATATTTTTGCTGTTTATTTTTATACTCTAAAGGCAGTAGAACGGGCTAGAAATGGTGATGGACCAACATTGATAGAGGCACTTACATGGAGATATGGCGCACATACAACAGCGGATGATCCAACAAAGTATAGGAATCAAACGGACAGTGAACAAAAGCGAGAAAATGATCCTATTCTCCGTTTAGAAAGATTTATGAATAAGAATGGCTGGTTAAATGAAGAGGCAAAAGACGCATTGTTACAAGAGCTTTCTAAAGAAATAGATGAAGCCATTATAGAAATGGAGAATTTCCCGAAAGCGAATCCAGCAGATATGTTTGATTATGTATTTGAAAAACCTACATGGGGAATACAGCAACAGAAAAAAGAACTTCTTCAAGTGCTAAGAGGTGAAGCATAA
- a CDS encoding Glu/Leu/Phe/Val dehydrogenase: MKTLTSVVGGLDMFDKIQQHQQVVFCNDPDTGLKAIIAIHNTTLGPALGGCRMQPYQSVDAALYDVLRLSKGMTYKCAAADVDFGGGKAVIIGDPKKDKTPELFRAFGQFVESLNGRFYTGTDMGTSPEDFVHALKETNCIVGVDEVYGGSGDSSVPTAQGVLYGIEATNLTLWGSKNLYGKSYAIQGLGKVGAKVADQLLQAGADLYVTDINEEAIENLQLKAREMGAGLKVVAGDEIYSVAADIFIPCALGGIINDQTVEQLKVKAVVGSANNQLLENHHCAMLQEKGILYAPDYIVNAGGLIQVADELYEPNKERVLRKTMAIYNSLMDVYKEADKMNITTVEAANNFCEQRLVDRSRRNSFFSHSKRPKWSVRV; encoded by the coding sequence ATGAAAACGCTTACTTCTGTAGTTGGGGGGCTCGATATGTTCGATAAAATTCAACAACATCAACAAGTGGTTTTTTGTAACGATCCTGATACAGGGTTAAAAGCTATCATTGCCATACATAACACAACATTAGGTCCAGCACTTGGTGGATGCCGCATGCAGCCTTATCAATCAGTAGATGCGGCATTATATGATGTATTAAGGCTTTCCAAAGGCATGACTTATAAATGTGCCGCGGCAGATGTGGATTTTGGTGGAGGAAAAGCAGTCATCATAGGTGACCCGAAAAAAGACAAAACACCGGAGCTTTTCCGGGCATTTGGTCAATTTGTCGAATCCTTAAATGGACGTTTTTATACAGGTACTGATATGGGGACTTCTCCAGAAGACTTCGTTCATGCACTCAAAGAAACCAATTGTATTGTTGGTGTCGATGAAGTGTATGGAGGCAGTGGTGATTCCTCTGTTCCGACAGCTCAAGGGGTTCTTTATGGAATAGAAGCTACGAATCTAACACTTTGGGGATCTAAAAATCTCTACGGAAAAAGCTATGCCATTCAAGGGCTAGGAAAAGTTGGGGCGAAGGTTGCTGATCAGCTTTTGCAAGCTGGAGCTGACTTATACGTAACCGACATTAATGAGGAAGCAATAGAAAATCTCCAACTTAAAGCAAGGGAAATGGGTGCTGGTTTGAAGGTGGTTGCTGGAGATGAAATTTATTCAGTAGCGGCTGATATTTTTATCCCTTGTGCATTGGGTGGCATCATTAACGACCAGACAGTTGAGCAGCTAAAAGTGAAAGCGGTGGTTGGTTCTGCTAATAACCAGCTGTTGGAAAATCATCATTGTGCGATGCTTCAGGAAAAAGGAATACTTTATGCACCTGACTATATTGTCAATGCCGGTGGACTTATCCAAGTAGCGGATGAGCTTTATGAGCCGAATAAGGAAAGAGTACTGAGAAAAACGATGGCAATTTACAATTCCTTAATGGATGTATATAAAGAAGCAGATAAAATGAATATCACGACAGTCGAAGCTGCAAACAATTTCTGTGAACAAAGACTTGTCGACAGAAGCAGAAGAAATAGCTTTTTCAGCCATTCCAAACGACCAAAATGGTCAGTAAGAGTTTAA
- a CDS encoding ABC transporter ATP-binding protein produces the protein MLHLTQINKVFNEGTLDEKNALDSINLSLKKGDFVTIIGSNGAGKSTMMNMVSGVLTPDTGAVEIDGKNVTYMAEHKRAKYIGRVFQDPMAGTAPSMTIEENLAMAFSRNKTRTLKLGVTKKRKTYFKDVLESLHLGLENRLTAKVGLLSGGERQALSLLMATFTNPAILLLDEHTAALDPARAELITNITKEIVADKGLTTLMVTHNMQQALDLGNRLIMMDKGQIILEVGEEEKKTLTIERLLAEFQRIRGQKMTNDRALLS, from the coding sequence GTGCTGCATCTAACACAGATTAACAAGGTTTTTAATGAGGGAACTTTAGATGAAAAAAATGCGCTAGATTCTATCAATCTTTCACTGAAAAAGGGAGATTTTGTGACCATCATCGGTAGTAACGGGGCAGGTAAGTCCACGATGATGAACATGGTATCTGGCGTGTTAACACCTGATACAGGTGCTGTTGAGATTGATGGGAAAAATGTAACCTATATGGCAGAGCATAAGCGTGCCAAATATATAGGAAGAGTGTTTCAGGATCCGATGGCTGGTACAGCACCTTCCATGACCATTGAAGAAAACCTTGCCATGGCATTTTCCAGAAACAAAACAAGAACATTAAAGCTCGGGGTTACGAAAAAAAGAAAAACCTACTTTAAAGATGTACTCGAGTCCCTTCATCTCGGTCTTGAAAACAGATTGACGGCTAAAGTAGGATTGTTGTCAGGTGGCGAAAGGCAGGCTCTATCTTTACTGATGGCAACATTCACAAATCCAGCAATCTTGCTTTTAGATGAGCATACGGCGGCATTAGATCCTGCCAGAGCTGAACTAATTACGAACATTACAAAAGAAATTGTGGCAGATAAAGGCCTAACTACTCTTATGGTGACTCATAACATGCAGCAGGCTCTTGATCTTGGAAATAGACTAATAATGATGGACAAGGGTCAAATTATTTTAGAAGTTGGGGAAGAAGAGAAAAAGACGCTCACAATTGAGAGGCTACTAGCTGAATTTCAACGAATCAGAGGTCAAAAGATGACCAATGACCGCGCATTGCTCAGTTAG
- a CDS encoding ABC transporter permease — protein sequence MVTAIFGSVELGIIYGIMALGVYLTFRVLDFPDLTVDGSFVTGAAVAATMIVNGQSPLMATMVAMVAGFLAGCLTGVLHTFGRINALLSGILMMIALYSINLRIMGRSNVPLLNSETFFTGVRDWWNATGIDPFINNLFISIGLENFLPRTWGFIFVMLIVTFAIKFVTDWFLKTEVGLAMRATGDNKRMIRSLSANTNGLVILGLGLSNAMVAFSGALIAQHGGYADVGMGIGMIIIGLASVIIGEAIFGTKTIARTTLAVIGGAIIYRVVITLALRVEFLETGDLKIITATIVVLALITPKLIEGWKEKRRKRQKMLKLQSLATSTGGGNQGAASNTD from the coding sequence GTGGTTACAGCTATTTTTGGTTCAGTCGAATTGGGAATCATCTACGGAATCATGGCCCTGGGGGTATATTTAACCTTTAGGGTCCTTGATTTTCCGGACCTGACGGTAGATGGTAGTTTTGTTACAGGTGCGGCAGTGGCTGCTACGATGATCGTGAATGGTCAAAGTCCACTCATGGCCACGATGGTGGCAATGGTAGCAGGTTTTCTTGCGGGGTGTTTAACAGGTGTACTACATACGTTTGGAAGAATCAATGCCTTGCTTTCAGGAATACTGATGATGATTGCACTGTATTCTATTAACCTAAGAATTATGGGGAGATCCAATGTTCCTCTATTAAACAGTGAAACGTTCTTTACAGGGGTGAGAGATTGGTGGAATGCGACTGGCATTGATCCATTTATCAATAATCTCTTTATTTCTATCGGATTAGAGAATTTTCTTCCACGAACTTGGGGTTTCATTTTTGTGATGCTAATCGTCACGTTTGCTATTAAATTTGTGACAGATTGGTTTTTGAAAACAGAAGTTGGCCTTGCCATGCGAGCAACAGGTGATAATAAACGGATGATCCGCAGTCTTTCCGCAAATACGAATGGCCTCGTTATTTTAGGGCTGGGTCTCTCTAATGCAATGGTTGCTTTTTCTGGAGCATTAATTGCTCAGCACGGTGGGTATGCAGATGTTGGAATGGGAATCGGGATGATTATCATTGGCTTAGCATCTGTCATCATCGGTGAAGCGATTTTTGGTACAAAAACGATTGCCAGAACGACCCTTGCTGTTATTGGAGGAGCGATTATTTACAGAGTGGTGATTACCTTAGCACTACGTGTGGAATTTTTAGAAACTGGCGATTTGAAAATCATCACAGCCACTATCGTTGTTCTCGCACTTATTACACCTAAATTGATAGAAGGCTGGAAAGAAAAGCGGCGAAAAAGGCAAAAGATGCTTAAGCTCCAAAGTCTTGCCACTTCAACAGGAGGGGGGAATCAAGGTGCTGCATCTAACACAGATTAA
- a CDS encoding ABC transporter substrate-binding protein → MKRFKVKSMLASLACVALLAGCGTDATGGDSKEQIVIGVTQIVEHPSLDAAFDGFKKALEDNGYKEGENVKFDVQVAGGDPNNNKTIADKFVADEVELIFANSTPSAQSALQATKEIPIVFTSVTDPVGAELVASFDKPGENITGTSDTHPDAIASTINFIVDEIGAKNIGVLYNAGEQNSVVQVKNIKELAEAKGASLVEASVSTSAEVQQAAESLIGRVDAIYIPTDNTVVSAFQTVVGVANNEQIPLFAGELDSMKLGAVAASGFSYYDLGYETGLMAVQILKGEKKPSEIPVAYPQNLKLVINTNAAEAQGVEIKEEWTEIAEFHDESK, encoded by the coding sequence ATGAAACGGTTTAAAGTGAAATCTATGTTAGCTTCATTAGCCTGTGTGGCCTTGCTTGCAGGGTGTGGAACAGACGCTACAGGGGGAGATTCTAAGGAACAAATTGTGATTGGTGTAACACAAATTGTGGAGCATCCATCACTCGATGCGGCCTTTGATGGCTTCAAAAAAGCCCTCGAGGACAACGGTTATAAAGAAGGTGAGAATGTTAAATTTGATGTTCAAGTTGCCGGCGGAGATCCCAATAACAACAAAACAATTGCAGACAAATTTGTGGCAGATGAAGTGGAATTGATTTTTGCCAACTCCACTCCAAGTGCACAAAGTGCTTTGCAAGCAACAAAGGAAATTCCAATTGTTTTTACTTCCGTTACGGATCCTGTAGGTGCAGAGCTTGTTGCCTCCTTTGATAAACCAGGAGAAAACATTACGGGTACATCTGATACACATCCAGATGCGATTGCAAGTACAATTAACTTTATTGTCGATGAAATCGGAGCAAAAAACATCGGTGTCCTTTATAATGCTGGAGAACAAAACTCTGTTGTACAGGTGAAAAATATTAAAGAACTAGCTGAAGCGAAAGGCGCGAGCTTAGTAGAAGCATCCGTTTCCACATCAGCAGAAGTTCAACAGGCAGCAGAATCACTCATCGGTAGAGTAGATGCCATTTATATCCCAACGGATAACACGGTTGTCTCTGCATTCCAGACTGTAGTGGGTGTTGCAAATAATGAACAAATCCCTTTGTTTGCTGGAGAGCTTGATTCGATGAAGCTTGGTGCTGTGGCAGCATCTGGATTCAGTTATTATGATCTTGGCTATGAAACAGGCCTAATGGCAGTGCAAATTTTAAAAGGGGAAAAGAAGCCTTCTGAAATTCCTGTTGCTTACCCTCAAAATCTCAAGCTAGTCATTAATACGAACGCTGCAGAAGCGCAAGGGGTAGAAATTAAGGAAGAATGGACTGAGATTGCAGAATTTCACGATGAAAGTAAATAA